A stretch of Melospiza melodia melodia isolate bMelMel2 chromosome 24, bMelMel2.pri, whole genome shotgun sequence DNA encodes these proteins:
- the LOC134428816 gene encoding myosin-1B-like — MSTDAEMAIFGEAAPYLRKSEKERIEAQNKPFDAKSSVFVVHAKESYVKSTITSRESGKVTVKTEGGETLTVKEDQIFSMNPPKYDKIEDMAMMTHLHEPAVLYNLKERYAAWMIYTYSGLFCVTVNPYKWLPVYNPEVVLAYRGKKRQEAPPHIFSISDNAYQFMLTDRENQSILITGESGAGKTVNTKRVIQYFATIAASGDKKKEEQTSGKMQGTLEDQIISANPLLEAFGNAKTVRNDNSSRFGKFIRIHFGATGKLASADIETYLLEKSRVTFQLKAERSYHIFYQIMSNKKPELIEMLLITTNPYDYLYVSQGEITVPSINDQEELMATDSAIDILGFSADEKTAIYKLTGAVMHYGNLKFKQKQREEQAEPDGTEVADKAAYLMGLNSADLLKALCYPRVKVGNEYVTKGQTVQQVYNSVGALAKAVFEKMFLWMVVRINQQLDTKQPRQYFIGVLDIAGFEIFDFNSLEQLCINFTNEKLQQFFNHHMFVLEQEEYKKEGIEWEFIDFGMDLAACIELIEKPMGIFSILEEECMFPKATDTSFKNKLYDQHLGKSNNFQKPKPGKGKAEAHFSLVHYAGTVDYNISGWLDKNKDPLNETVVGLYQKSSLKTLALLFASAGGEAEASGGGGGGKKGGKKKGSSFQTVSALFRENLNKLMTNLRSTHPHFVRCIIPNESKTPGAMEHELVLHQLRCNGVLEGIRICRKGFPSRILYADFKQRYKVLNASAIPEGQFIDSKKASEKLLGSIDVDHTQYKFGHTKVFFKAGLLGLLEEMRDEKLAELITRTQARCRGFLMRVEYRRMVERRESIFCIQYNVRSFMNVKHWPWMKLFFKIKPLLKSAESEKEMANMKGEFEKTKEELAKSEAKRKELEEKMASLMQEKNDLQLQVQSEADALADAEERCDQLIKTKIQLEAKIKEVTERAEDEEEINAELTAKKRKLEDECSELKKDIDDLELTLAKVEKEKHATENKVKNLTEEMAGLDETIAKLTKEKKALQEAHQQTLDDLQAEEDKVNTLTKSKTKLEQQVDDLEGSLEQEKKLRMDLERAKRKLEGDLKLAQDSIMDLENDKQQLDEKLKKKDFEISQIQSKTEDEQALGMQLQKKIKELQARIEELEEEIEAERTSRAKAEKHRADLSRELEEISERLEEAGGATAAQIDMNKKREAEFQKMRRDLEEATLQHEATAAALRKKHADSTAELGEQIDNLQRVKQKLEKEKSELKMEIDDLASNMESVSKAKANLEKMCRTLEDQLSEIKSKEEEHQRMINDLNAQRARLQTESGEYSRQVEEKDALVSQLSRGKQAFTQQIEELKRHLEEEIKAKNALAHGLQSARHDCDLLREQYEEEQEAKAELQRALSKANGEVAQWRTKYETDAIQRTEELEEAKKKLAQRLQDAEEHVEAVNSKCASLEKTKQRLQNEVEDLMIDVERSNAACAALDKKQKNFDKILAEWKQKYEETQAELEASQKESRSLSTELFKMKNAYEESLDHLETMKRENKNLQQEISDLTEQIAEGGKAVHELEKVKKQIEQEKSELQASLEEAEASLEHEEGKILRLQLELNQVKSEIDRKIAEKDEEIDQMKRNHLRVVDSMQSTLDAEIRSRNEALRLKKKMEGDLNEMEIQLSHANRQAAEAQKNLRNTQAVLKDTQLHLDDAVRAQDDLKEQVAMVERRANLLQAEVEELRAALEQTERSRKLAEQELLDASERVQLLHSQNTSLINTKKKLETDISQIQSEMEDTIQEARNAEEKAKKAITDAAMMAEELKKEQDTSAHLERMKKNLDQTVKDLQHRLEEAEQLALKGGKKQIQKLEARVRELEGEVDAEQKRSAEAVKGVRKYERRVKELTYQSEEDRKNVLRLQDLVDKLQMKVKSYKRQAEEAEELSNVNLSKFRKIQHELEEAEERADIAESQVNKLRAKSREIHKKIEEEE; from the exons ATGTCTACGGACGCTGAGATGGCCATCTTTGGGGAGGCGGCTCCTTACCTCCGAAAGTCAGAGAAGGAGAGAATTGAGGCCCAGAACAAACCTTTTGATGCCAAGTCATCTGTCTTCGTGGTACATGCAAAGGAATCCTATGTGAAGAGCACTATCACGAGCAGGGAATCGGGCAAAGTCACGGTCAAGACTGAAGGGGGAGAG ACCCTGACTGTGAAGGAAGATCAAATCTTCTCCATGAACCCTCCCAAGTATGACAAAATCGAGGACATGGCCATGATGACCCACCTGCACGAACCCGCTGTGCTGTACAACCTCAAAGAGCGTTACGCAGCCTGGATGATCTAC ACCTACTCGGGTCTCTTCTGCGTCACTGTCAACCCCTACAAGTGGCTGCCGGTGTACAACCCCGAGGTGGTGTTGGCCTACCGAGGCAAGAAGCGCCAGGAGGCCCCTCCACACATCTTCTCCATCTCTGACAACGCCTATCAGTTCATGTTGACTG ATCGTGAGAACCAGTCCATCCTGATCAC CGGAGAATCCGGGGCCGGGAAGACTGTGAACACCAAGCGTGTCATCCAGTACTTTGCAACAATTGCAGCCAGTGGAGACAAGAAAAAGGAGGAGCAGACCTCAGGCAAAATGCAG GGGACACTTGAGGATCAAATCATCAGTGCCAACCCActgctggaggcctttggaaatgccAAGACCGTGAGGAACGACAACTCCTCACGCTTT GGTAAATTCATCAGAATCCATTTTGGTGCCACAGGCAAACTGGCTTCTGCTGATATTGAAACAT ATCTGCTGGAGAAGTCCAGAGTCACTTTCCAGCTCAAGGCGGAAAGGAGCTACCACATCTTTTATCAGATCATGTCCAACAAGAAGCCAGAGCTGATTG AGATGTTACTGATCACCACCAACCCCTATGACTACCTGTATGTGAGTCAAGGTGAGATCACAGTTCCCAGCATTAACGACCAGGAAGAGCTGATGGCCACTGAT AGTGCCATTGACATCCTGGGCTTCAGTGCTGATGAGAAAACAGCCATCTACAAGCTGACAGGGGCTGTCATGCACTATGGGAACCTGAAGTTCAAGCAGAAGCAACgagaggagcaggcagagcctgatGGCACCGAAG TTGCTGACAAGGCTGCCTACCTGATGGGTCTGAACTCAGCAGACCTGCTCAAGGCTCTCTGCTACCCACGAGTCAAGGTGGGGAATGAATACGTGACCAAGGGCCAAACTGTGCAGCAG GTATACAATTCAGTGGGTGCCCTGGCAAAAGCAGTGTTTGAGAAGATGTTCCTGTGGATGGTTGTTCGTATCAACCAACAGCTGGACACAAAGCAGCCCAGGCAGTACTTCATTGGTGTCCTGGACATTGCTGGCTTTGAGATCTTTGAT TTCAACAGTCTGGAGCAGCTGTGCATCAACTTCACCAATGAGAAACTGCAACAGTTCTTCAACCACCACATGTtcgtgctggagcaggaggagtacAAGAAGGAGGGCATTGAATGGGAGTTCATTGACTTTGGCATGGACCTGGCTGCCTGCATTGAGCTCATTGAGAAG CCCATGGGCATCTTCTCCATCCTGGAAGAGGAGTGCATGTTCCCCAAGGCAACTGACACCTCTTTCAAGAACAAGCTCTATGACCAGCACCTGGGCAAGTCCAACAACTTCCAGAAGCCCAAGCCAGGCAAAGGCAAGGCTGAGGCCCACTTCTCCCTGGTGCATTATGCTGGAACAGTGGACTACAACATCTCTGGGTGGCTTGACAAGAACAAGGACCCTCTGAATGAAACTGTTGTGGGGCTGTATCAGAAGTCATCCCTGAAGACCCTGGCCTTACTCTTTGCCTCTGCTGGAGGAGAGGCAG AGGCTAgtggaggtggtggtggtggcaagAAGGGAGGCAAGAAGAAGGGTTCTTCTTTCCAGACTGTCTCAGCTCTTTTCAGG GAGAATCTGAATAAGCTGATGACCAATCTGCGGAGCACCCATCCACATTTTGTGCGCTGCATCATCCCCAACGAGTCTAAAACACCTG GTGCCATGGAGCATGAGCTGGTGCTGCACCAGCTGCGCTGTAACGGCGTGCTGGAAGGGATCAGGATCTGCAGGAAAGGGTTCCCCAGCAGAATCCTCTATGCTGATTTCAAACAGAG ATACAAGGTGCTTAATGCCAGTGCCATCCCTGAGGGACAGTTCATCGATAGCAAGAAGGCTTCTGAGAAGCTCCTTGGGTCAATCGATGTGGATCACACCCAGTATAAATTTGGACACACCAAG GTGTTCTTCAAAGCTGGGTTGCTGGGGCTCCTGGAGGAGATGAGAGATGAGAAGTTGGCAGAGCTCATCACCCGCACCCAGGCCAGGTGCAGGGGCTTCCTAATGAGGGTGGAGTACCGCAGAATGGTGGAGCGCAG AGAGTCCATCTTCTGCATCCAGTACAACGTTCGCTCATTCATGAATGTCAAACACTGGCCATGGATGAAGCTGTTCTTCAAGATCAAGCCCTTGCTGAAGAGTGCAGAGTCTGAGAAGGAGATGGCAAACATGAAGGGAGAGTTTGAGAAAACCAAGGAGGAGCTTGCAAAGTCTGAGGCAAAGCGGAAGGAGCTGGAAGAGAAAATGGCCTCTCTAATGCAGGAGAAGAATGACCTGCAGCTCCAAGTGCAATCT GAAGCAGATGCTTTGGCCGATGCAGAGGAAAGGTGCGACCAGCTGATCAAAACCAAAATCCAGCTGGAAGCCAAAATTAAGGAAGTGACTGAAAGGGCtgaggatgaagaagaaattaATGCTGAGTTGACAGCCAAGAAGAGGAAACTGGAGGATGAATGTTCAGAGCTGAAGAAAGATATTGATGACCTTGAGCTAACACTGGCCAAGGTGGAGAAGGAAAAACATGCCACTGAAAACAAG GTGAAAAACCTGACTGAGGAGATGGCAGGTCTGGACGAGACAATTGCCAAGCTGACAAAAGAGAAGAAAGCCCTCCAAGAGGCGCATCAGCAGACCCTGGATGACCTGCAGGCAGAGGAAGACAAAGTCAATACTCTGACCAAATCCAAGACCAAGCTGGAACAGCAAGTGGATGAT CTGGAAGGGTccctggagcaagagaagaaactGCGCATGGACCTGGAGAGAGCAAAGAGGAAACTGGAAGGAGACCTGAAGCTGGCCCaggacagcatcatggatttgGAGAATGATAAGcagcagctggatgagaaactgaAGAA GAAAGACTTTGAAATCAGCCAGATCCAGAGTAAAACCGAGGATGAACAGGCCCTGGGCATGCAACTTCAGAAGAAGATCAAGGAGCTGCAG GCCCGcattgaggagctggaggaggagatTGAGGCAGAGCGAACCTCTCGCGCTAAAGCAGAGAAGCATCGCGCTGACCTGTCCAGGGAGCTGGAGGAGATCAGCGAGCGCCTGGAAGAAGCAGGAGGGGCCACAGCCGCTCAAATTGATATGAACAAGAAGCGTGAGGCAGAGTTCCAGAAGATGCGCCGTGACCTGGAAGAGGCCACGCTGCAGCACGAAGCCACGGCTGCCGCCCTGCGCAAGAAGCACGCGGacagcacagctgagctgggcGAGCAGATCGACAACCTGCAACGCGTGAAGCAGAAGCTGGAGAAGGAGAAGAGTGAGCTGAAGATGGAGATTGACGACTTGGCCAGCAACATGGAGTCTGTCTCCAAAGCCAAA GCCAACCTGGAGAAGATGTGCCGCACTCTGGAAGATCAGCTGAGTGAGATTAAGTCCAAGGAAGAGGAGCATCAGCGCATGATCAATGACCTCAATGCTCAAAGAGCTCGTCTGCAGACAGAGTCAG GTGAATATTCACGTCAAGTGGAAGAGAAGGATGCTTTGGTTTCTCAGCTGTCAAGAGGCAAACAGGCCTTCACCCAGCAGATTGAGGAACTCAAGAGGCATCTGGAGGAAGAGATAAAG GCCAAGAACGCCCTTGCCCATGGCCTCCAGTCAGCTCGCCACGACTGTGACTTGCTCCGGGAACAatatgaggaggagcaggaggccaAGGCAGAGCTTCAGCGAGCCCTGTCCAAGGCAAATGGTGAAGTGGCCCAGTGGAGAACCAAATATGAGACGGACGCGATTCAGCGCacggaggagctggaggaggccaA GAAGAAACTGGCCCAGCGCCTGCAGGATGCAGAGGAGCATGTTGAGGCTGTCAATTCCAAATGTGCCTCCCTGGAAAAGACAAAGCAGAGGCTGCAGAATGAGGTGGAGGACCTGATGATTGATGTGGAGAGATCCaatgctgcctgtgctgctctggatAAGAAGCAGAAGAACTTTGACAAG ATCCTGGCAGAATGGAAGCAGAAGTATGAGGAAACGCAGGCTGAGCTGGAGGCGTCGCAGAAGGAGTCGCGCTCTCTGAGCACAGAGCTGTTCAAGATGAAGAATGCCTATGAGGAGTCCTTGGACCACCTGGAAACAATGAAGCGGGAGAACAAGAACTTGCAGC AGGAGATTTCCGACCTCACGGAGCAGATTGCAGAGGGAGGAAAGGCAGTTCATGAGCTGGAGAAAGTGAAGAAGCAGATTGAGCAGGAGAAATCTGAACTGCAAGCCTCCCTGGAGGAAGCTGAG GCCTCCCTGGAACATGAGGAGGGGAAAATCCTGCGCCTGCAGCTTGAGCTCAACCAAGTGAAGTCTGAGATTGACAGGAAGATAGCAGAGAAAGATGAGGAGATTGACCAGATGAAGAGAAACCACCTACGAGTTGTGGACTCGATGCAGAGCACCCTGGATGCTGagatcaggagcaggaatgaagCCCTGAGGCTGAAGAAGAAGATGGAGGGAGATCTGAATGAAATGGAGATCCAGCTGAGCCATGCCAACCGCCAGGCTGCAGAGGCACAGAAGAACCTGAGGAACACCCAGGCAGTGCTGAAG GACacccagctgcacctggatgaTGCTGTGAGAGCACAGGATGACCTGAAGGAGCAGGTGGCCATGGTGGAGCGCAGAGCAAACCTGCTGCAGGCTGAAGTTGAGGAGCTCCGTGCAGCCCTGGAGCAGACGGAGCGGTCGAGGAAATTGGCTGAGCAGGAGCTTCTGGATGCCAGTGAGAGAGTTCAGCTCCTCCATAGTCAG AACACCAGCCTGATCAACACCAAGAAGAAGCTGGAAACAGACATTTCCCAGATCCAGAGTGAAATGGAGGATACCATCCAGGAAGCCCGTAATGCTGAGGAGAAGGCCAAGAAGGCCATCACAGAT GCGGCCATGATGGCAGAAGAGCTGAAGAAGGAGCAGGACACCAGTGCCCACCTGGAGAGGATGAAGAAGAACCTGGACCAGACAGTGAAGGACCTGCAGCACCGTCTGGAAGAGGCCGAGCAGCTGGCACTGAAGGGAGGGAAGAAGCAGATCCAGAAGCTGGAGGCCAGG GTGCGGGAGCTGGAAGGGGAGGTTGATGCTGAGCAGAAGCGCAGCGCTGAAGCCGTGAAGGGTGTGCGCAAGTACGAGCGCAGGGTGAAGGAACTCACCTACCAG TCTGAGGAAGACAGGAAGAATGTGCTGAGGCTGCAGGATCTGGTGGACAAGCTGCAAATGAAAGTGAAATCCTACAAGAGACAAGCTGAGGAGGCT GAGGAGCTGTCCAATGTGAACCTGTCCAAGTTCCGCAAGATCCAGCACGAGCTGGAGGAGGCCGAGGAGCGGGCTGACATTGCAGAGTCACAGGTCAACAAGCTCCGAGCCAAGAGCCGCGAAATTCATAAGAAGATAGAAGAAGAGGAATGA